From the genome of Rattus rattus isolate New Zealand chromosome 6, Rrattus_CSIRO_v1, whole genome shotgun sequence:
CACATCCTGTTTGCTACCTTCTGCTTCTTCTACTTAGTAACACTAGTGGGAAACACAGTCATCATTGTGATTGTCTGTGTTGATAAACGTCTGCAGTcccccatgtatttcttccttgttcaCCTCTCCATCCTGGAGATCTTGGTCACAACTGTTATTGTGCCGGTGATGCTTTGGGGGCTGCTACTCCCTGGAATGCAAGTTATATCTTTGGCTGGGTGTGTTGCCCAACTTTTTCTGCAACTTGCTCTGGGGACCACAGAGTTTTCTTTGCTTGGAGCCATGGCTGTGGATCGTTATGTAGCTGTCTGCAACCCTTTGAGGTACAGCGTCATCATGAACAGTCGCACCTGCAACTCTGTGGTAATCGTGTCTTGGGTATTTGGCTTCCTTTATCAAATTTGGCCGGTGTATGCCACATTTCACCTTAACTACTGCAAATCAAATGTGTTGGACAATTTCTTCTGTGACCGAGGGCAGTTGCTCAAATTATCCTGCAATAATACTATTTTCATAGAGTTTATCCTCTTTTTAATGGCagtctttgttctttttggttctttgatCCCCACAATTGTCTCCTACACCTATATCATTGCCACCATCCTCAAGATCCCCTCAGCCTCTGGCCGGAGgaaagccttctccacctgtgcTTCCCATTTCACCTGTGTTGTTATTGGCTACGGCTGCTGCTTGTTCCTTTATGTGAAACCTAAGCAGACTCAGGCAGCCGACTACAATAGGGTGGTTTCCTTGATGATTTCGATCGTAACTCCTTTCCTCAACCCTTTCATTTTCACTCTCCGTAATGACAAAGTCATAGAAGCCCTTCGTGATGGAGTGAACCGTTGCTACCACTTATTCAAGAGCTAGCCTTGTTCTGAGGCATCTACATGGCCAAACACGTGCTACGAATGCTGGAGTAATCTGAGAAGAACATCTCTGAGCTGCTCTACACTCACCATAATTATTAAataacctgggggttggggatttagctcagtggtagagcactggcctagcaagcacaaggccctgggttcagtccccataGTGCCTACTGTGGAGTGTAGTTGATGCACCAAGtgtcactccattgaagaaaatcaattttccctctcccagaagctaccagttgcaaatagcttcttggctaAAAGTGAGATTTTGTGTTCACTTcctctccttagtgctgggatttcatATTCTGGATTGAACTTGTATAAGTCTTCTCCATTCTGCCACAATCCCTGTGTATctgacctgtttttttttatggGAAAATTTAAAACCATATGAGAGGGCATTAACAAGGCTGCTCCATTATTAGGTGGGGGGAGTTTTTATtgtgaataagagagagagaatatatccagaggcatctggaagagtctagagcagagaaaaaagaaaacagatgggGCACAGCCCCTAGAGAAGTAGGAGAACATAGTGGAGATAACAGGGGATAGAGAATTGAGCATAGTAAGAGAGAGAATATTGAGAgtagcaagagagcaagaggataGCCACAGATAAAGTGtatggggtgggtggatgaatcgTGTGGAGTATGAAAAGGATGAGTATGCTCAGGTGCAGGAAGGATGAGGAGACGGGGTAGATTTTGAAATGTACAAGTTCTTGTTCATAGGGACTAAGGGAatctggaggccagcatgggcccTATATGCAACCACAGGTAGCCATATGTCCCTTCTACCAGAGGTAAGGGAAAAAATGACACCTCCGGGCAGGTAGGAATCAATTttacaagttcctgaggaatgctggcttttatttaACCACCAGAATTCCTTCCATAGTCCAGCATGAGCTTACTCCTAGACACATGGACTGCCTGAGACCTAGCAATCGCTTCCCTAATTGGAGAGCTTTCTTGAGCTGTTAGAGAAAGAAGAGCTGGGGAAGGTATACTCTCTTACATCATCACACAGATCCTACTGCTGCCACAAGGGAGTTAGAATGAGAAGAGGGCTGGGATTCCTGTCATCCTGGGCTGAGGGGTGCAGTTCACAGGGCTGAAGAAGAGGCTGCCTCGGTTCCTCTCTGGGATGCTCAGCCTTCATTTTCCAGGTCTGTAATGCCTCCtttgcttctgtctttcttcatttGCTCATCCTCCTCAGCTGTGCATCCCCACTCGTCTCTGTGTTCCCCTTTTGGTGGTTCCAGCTCTACAGTGTACTTCTGGGTTCGCATTTTTCCCTTACTCAGAATAACCAAAAGTTTTCCGTTCAGTCGTCCAGCTCTTTCCAGTATTGCTCTCTTGCCCCACTTCCCTCTTTCCTGCCAGCTCCACCCTGTTCCTAGTCtcattgtttccatttctttggtTGTGGCTACTTTGTGAAGTAATCCACTGTAGCAGTTTTAAAAGCTATGAATTGATGCTCTGCAGAATGTCCATAGGGAGCTGTTTAAACATTTTATCCATGCAAGGAACTATTATGAAGCTGCTGGAACAATGGTTTTCTTTCTGCAATGGTTAGGAATGTTATAAGCTCTATAGTCTTAAGGAAGAAAATCAGAGTGTACAGAATGTAAGTGGCTGGGTAGTCACTGGTGCTGTGGGTGGCAACGTAAGAAGGAAGTGGTAACTAGTTGTCCTGAAATTATGGCAATGAAgtaggcaggaaggaaggaatgagttGGCCCTGGgcaccttttaatattctttttattcctGCAAACATACactaatttatattataaattataaataaaatttcctatacaaaataaaacaattgaatCTCTCTTATTTGTCTTAAAGGCTATGCAAAGTCAAGCTCCTACCAATTTTAATAAATCCCACAGGCACGAGATCTTCATTACACACACATTTGTCCAAGTAAGGAGAGAGTTTGTTAAGTAGTCCTGATGTTAAATCATGGCATTTTTTTGGGAACAGTTTTggatgcatacctgtaatcctagtattcaggaggcagagggaagatgaTTGTAAACGTGAAGCTATGCTGAGCTGCACGCTGTTTTCTAGGCTGGCATTAGCTGTGTAGGGACAGCCTATCTTAAAGCAAAGGAGTTATGAAAGAGGACATAaagatattcattttataaagttctaattctgttattatttttgacTTGAGTGGTGGATAAGTGCTTAAAATATATTCACTACTGAAAGTGCAAAATTTAATGTAAAGTCACACAGCTTCCACTTCAAATAtcatttttagttatttataaatttgtttaatTGTATAGACATTGGGTCCGGTTGATTTTGGTggttgatgtttttatttgtatgcaagtttttaaataataaaatttacttaaaaaccaccaccaccaccaccaccaccaccaacaacaacaacaaaaaaccaaaggaagaacacTCTGGCAAATTGGTAAAAAAGGTAGCATAGTATGAAGAAAGTGCTGGGTTTCATTATCAGAATGTCACAAAGCACACTTATGGGTGTATTTCTAGATCTTTACACAGAAGTTGAGAGCCCAAgaatagtaacaaaattagaTGTGTTGATAGGACCATATCCTTTCCTATGTTTTAAGTAAAAAAGTCTAATATCAACAAAAGCATCATTCTCAGCAGAAGAGGCTATTCAAAGTACAAGAAAGAGGCTTCTAATTCTTCATCAGATGATGAAGAATGGAgatgaaatacaaatcaaaatcacCATGGGAACACATTTGCATAAAACAAGGCAGCTAGGTAACAGCATGAGTTGGCAAGGGTATGAAAAATATTAGAGTGCATACACATTCCTGATGGGAATTAGCAATGGTTCAGTAGCCTTTGAAGACAGAAAGTTCTTTAAATAATGTAGCAGATAACAAATGAACTAGCAATCCCACTCCTCGGTGTATACTTGAGAAATGGATGTTTGTTATAGTTATAATAGTTGACAGGTACAAAGTTAAAATACCAGTCAGCTGTTGAGGTATTATAAACAAATGTAATAGTATTCAGCCATAGAATGAAATACAGATTGTGATAACAAGCTTTGTACCACTCTAACATATACCAAGATAAGTAACTTATCAAAAGATTTTGGAAATTGCAACCCATAATTAGTTGGCcacacttcatgttaaaagcatGTAATAGAGGACAACCAGTTCTGGCTTGGGTGTAAAATGAAAGTGCTGAGGACAGTACAGCTCTCATAGAAAGCACATTCTGAGGGACCTACATACATTCCAGGAGTTACTATCTCTTAAAGGCTCTACCATGTTCCAATATCACAATCCTAGGGAATGAGCCTTTGACCTATGGGGGACACTCAAGATCCAGACTGGAGCACTACTATATGCTGAAATGCATCGGTGAATCTTGAAAATCTTATTCTAAGTAGAGGAAAGAGTAAAAGAAGGGCATACATTGTATGGTTCTATTCATATGACACCCAGCATAAGGAGCTCcatagagacaggaagtagaCCAGTGTGGCTCCTTAGGGCTGAGTGGAGTACAAAGATGCTGTAGTGATATCTAATACTTACAGGATTTCTTTTTGAGGTGATGGTTGTAAACTACTGTGAATGTGCCAAACATATTGAGCTGTACATTTCAAATGGGTAAATTTTTGGATATGTCACTTATATCCTAATGAAGCTATAAAAACTATACCTAGTGTGCCTGATATTTAAGGGAAAGTATATTAGAAGCAAAgtcaaaactccaacacaaatgTCTTACTAAGTCCATTTTGAAACTCATATCATGGCTCCCTAATAAAGGCCACTTTTACCTACCCTTCATGAGTCCCTTCCCCAGTAACTGAAACAATATACAAAGTGTCcctgaatattctctctctcatgCCAGCCCTTGTCCAGGCTTCTTTAAGAACCTGTACATGAGTAACTAACTTCTCGTCTTGCGGGATATTCAGACTTCAACCACAGAAATCATTAGATGTCCTCATTTCCTGACCCCGGGAGTCAGGCAACTATTCTGTCATAAGA
Proteins encoded in this window:
- the LOC116902693 gene encoding olfactory receptor 9A4-like translates to MFGNHTSATKFYLVGFPGSEKLRHILFATFCFFYLVTLVGNTVIIVIVCVDKRLQSPMYFFLVHLSILEILVTTVIVPVMLWGLLLPGMQVISLAGCVAQLFLQLALGTTEFSLLGAMAVDRYVAVCNPLRYSVIMNSRTCNSVVIVSWVFGFLYQIWPVYATFHLNYCKSNVLDNFFCDRGQLLKLSCNNTIFIEFILFLMAVFVLFGSLIPTIVSYTYIIATILKIPSASGRRKAFSTCASHFTCVVIGYGCCLFLYVKPKQTQAADYNRVVSLMISIVTPFLNPFIFTLRNDKVIEALRDGVNRCYHLFKS